A window from Peromyscus eremicus chromosome 5, PerEre_H2_v1, whole genome shotgun sequence encodes these proteins:
- the Nutf2 gene encoding nuclear transport factor 2, whose translation MGDKPIWEQIGSSFIQHYYQLFDNDRTQLGAIYIDASCLTWEGQQFQGKAAIVEKLSSLPFQKIQHSITAQDHQPTPDSCIISMVVGQLKADEDPIMGFHQMFLLKNINDAWVCTNDMFRLALHNFG comes from the exons ATGGGAGACAAGCCAATTTGGGAGCAGATTGGATCCAGCTTTATTCAGCACTACTACCAGTTATTTGATAACGACAGAACTCAACTAGGCGCAATTTAC ATTGATGCATCATGCCTTACGTGGGAAGGACAGCAGTTCCAGGGGAAAGCTGCCATTGTGGAGAAGTTGTCT AGCCTTCCGTTCCAGAAAATCCAGCATAGTATCACGGCACAGGACCATCAGCCTACACCAGATAGCTGTATCATCAGCATGGTTGTAGGCCAGCTCAAG GCCGATGAAGATCCCATTATGGGTTTCCACCAGATGTTTCTATTAAAGAACATCAACGATGCTTGGGTTTGCACCAATGACATGTTCAGGCTTGCCCTGCACAACTTCGGCTGA